GTGCCATGCGCCGGGTGGCCTACGCCGCTGCTGCGCGTTCAGGCCGGGCTGCGTTGCTCCGCCCGGTGCCACCAGCGGCCCCCGAACACGTGCAGGATCAGCCCGGCGAACACCAGGGCCGCGCCGATGGCCTTGCCGGGCGGGAACGCCTCCTGGTACACCAGGGCGCTGGCGATCAGGCCGAACACCGGGACCAGCAGGGACAGCGGGGCGACGCGGGCCGCGCCGTGCCGCTGGATCAGCGCGGCCCACACGCCAAAACCCAGGACCGTGTTGCCCAGCCCCATGAACAGGACAGCGGCCCAGAAGCCCGCGCCGGACTGCGTGAGGGTGCGGGTCACGGCGTCCCAGCCGTCCACGAGGCCCGCCAGGATCGTCAGCGGGACAGGCGGGATCAGGGCGCTCCAGACGACCAGACTGAACATGTTCGCGCCGCCGGACGCCCGCACGATCAGATTACTGACGGCCCAGCCGAGCGCGGCGGTCAGCGTCAGGCCCAGGCTCAGCAGGGTCAGGTCCCCGCCGGACAGCGCGCCGATCACGCCCATGCCCGCGAAGGCCAGCGTGATGCCCGCCACCTGCCACGGCTGCACCCGTTCGCCCAGGAACCGCGCGGCGAGCAGCGCCGTGAAGAACGCCTGCATCTGCATGAGCAGCGAGCCCAGGCCGGCGCTCATGCCCAGCCCGATGGCGAGGTACAGCAGCCCGAACTGCACGACGCCCACCGCCAGCCCGTACCCCCACAGCAGCCGGGCGGGCAGCTGCGGGCGCGGCACGAACAGCACGGCAGGCAGCGCCGCCAGGGCGAAACGCAGCGCGGCCACCAGCAGCGGCGGGGCGCCTGCCACGCTCCACTTGATGACCACGAAGTTCACGCCCCAGATGCCCGTGATCAGCAGCGCCAGCAGCAGCGCGCGGGCATTCAGGGGCGGCAGGGCGGCGGGGGTGGGGGAGTCGCTCACTGCGCGCGAGTGTACGCCCCGGCACGCCGCGCGGCGTGCCGGGTGCGGCGCGGCATCCCGCAGGACCGGACGGCCCGGCCCACGGCCGCCGGGGGGCGGGTGTTACAGTGGACCGGTACCGACCAATTCACCTGCGCGTCACCGGCTGCCCCCACCGGGCCGTTCGTGCCGTGCCTTCACCGGAGGTTTCATGCGTCGATTCACGAATGGCCCGGCCCTGTCCCTGATCCTGAGCTCGTCCCTGCTGCTGGGCGCGTGCTCGCAGACCCCGCAACCCGTGGCGGCCGCACCGGGCGGCGGGACCGGCACCCTGGTCGCCACTGCCGACGAGTGCAGCACCTTCGCGCAGAACCCGGTCGTGGTGTCCCGCATCGAGTTCAGGACGCCGCGCGACTGGCTGGACATCGTGAAGACCTTCGAACCGGTCGGTGGCAGCCTGGAAGAGGGCTTCGTGCTGCTGGACGTCGGCAAGGAAGACTTCGAACGCCTGCGCGTGACCGGCCTGACGCGCGGCTGGACGGTGCAGATCGACGCGAAGGAAACGCAGCGGCACAGCGCCTCCCTGAAAAACCCGCTGGGCGCCCTGAGCATCAGCGGGTATACCTGCTACCGCACCGTCGAGGAGACGTACACCAGCGCCCAGAACCTCGCCGCGCAGTACCCGAACCTCGCCACCTGGAGCAGCATCGGCCCCACGTGGCTGAAAAGCAAGGCGCGCGGCGGGTACGACATGAACGTCCTGAAACTCACGAACCGCAGCGTGACCGGCACCAAGCCCCGCCTGCTGATCACCGCGTCCATCCACGCGCGCGAGTACACGCCCGCCGAACTCAGCACCCGCTTCGCGGAGTACCTGCTCGCCAACTACGGCAAGGACGCCGACGTCACCTGGATGCTCGACACGCAGGAAGTCTGGCTGGTCCTGCAGAGCAACCCGGACGGCCGCAAGAAGGCCGAGGCGGGCGCGTCGTGGCGCAAGAACGTGA
Above is a genomic segment from Deinococcus depolymerans containing:
- a CDS encoding EamA family transporter; translation: MNARALLLALLITGIWGVNFVVIKWSVAGAPPLLVAALRFALAALPAVLFVPRPQLPARLLWGYGLAVGVVQFGLLYLAIGLGMSAGLGSLLMQMQAFFTALLAARFLGERVQPWQVAGITLAFAGMGVIGALSGGDLTLLSLGLTLTAALGWAVSNLIVRASGGANMFSLVVWSALIPPVPLTILAGLVDGWDAVTRTLTQSGAGFWAAVLFMGLGNTVLGFGVWAALIQRHGAARVAPLSLLVPVFGLIASALVYQEAFPPGKAIGAALVFAGLILHVFGGRWWHRAEQRSPA